In one window of Pseudomonas sp. IAC-BECa141 DNA:
- the selB gene encoding selenocysteine-specific translation elongation factor has translation MIIGTAGHIDHGKTSLLQALTGQTGDRRPQERERGMTIDLGYLYAELAPGAGLTGFIDVPGHEKFTHNMLAGAQGIDLVLLVVAADDGVMPQTREHLAIVELLGIPRALVAITKCDRVEAGRVEEVRRQVGSLLASGPYAGAPLLTVSSVTGEGVDALRQTLLQIESEERSRDGGFRLAIDRAFSVAGAGIVVTGTALSGAVAVGDRLSLGPAGKTVRVRGLHAQNQAAEQAFAGQRVALNISADRLELGQIHRGQWLLAEWLHAPTQRLDIEFRLLPGERVFQHFQPVHLHLGTQDVIARVALLEGSSLAPGERMFAQLLTNVPVHGVHGDPLILRDASAQRTLGGGRVLDPFAPARQRRSPERLAQLRALAINSELEQALPTLLEYSESGLDPQRLERQFNRPRERWSLPDNVRLIETRQGPMLFNAQRWGMLKFTLLEQLARFHELEPDQMGPDRDRLRRFSGLSVERATFISLLEELLGAGSLVASGPWLHLPEHQVRLSADDETLWQALQPLFEQNGFDPPWVRDMAKVVDQEDATVRLLLRKLARLGVTHQVVRDLFVTDITLRQMAAVLLRLAEENPQIEVTAFRDALGLGRKRSIQILEYFDRLGLTRRVGEGRQIRFDSALANSGAS, from the coding sequence GTGATCATCGGCACGGCAGGGCACATCGACCACGGCAAGACGTCATTGCTGCAAGCGCTCACGGGGCAAACCGGCGACCGCCGCCCGCAGGAACGCGAACGCGGCATGACCATTGACCTCGGTTATCTGTACGCAGAACTGGCGCCGGGCGCCGGGCTGACAGGTTTCATCGACGTACCAGGTCACGAGAAATTCACCCACAACATGCTCGCTGGCGCGCAAGGCATCGATCTGGTGTTGCTGGTGGTGGCGGCGGATGACGGAGTGATGCCGCAGACCCGCGAGCATCTGGCGATTGTCGAGCTGCTGGGCATCCCCCGGGCGCTGGTGGCGATCACCAAGTGCGATCGGGTTGAAGCGGGCAGGGTGGAAGAAGTCCGCCGACAGGTTGGAAGCCTTCTGGCGTCTGGCCCCTATGCCGGGGCGCCGCTGTTGACGGTTTCCAGCGTGACGGGCGAGGGTGTCGACGCGTTGCGCCAGACGTTGCTGCAGATAGAAAGCGAAGAACGCAGTCGCGACGGTGGATTTCGTCTGGCGATCGACCGGGCGTTCAGTGTCGCCGGCGCCGGCATCGTGGTGACGGGGACGGCGCTTTCAGGCGCGGTCGCCGTGGGTGACAGACTCAGCCTCGGCCCGGCGGGCAAAACCGTGCGAGTCAGGGGACTGCACGCGCAGAATCAGGCCGCCGAGCAGGCATTCGCCGGCCAGCGCGTAGCCCTGAACATCAGCGCGGATCGTCTGGAACTTGGGCAGATTCATCGCGGCCAATGGTTGCTCGCCGAATGGCTGCACGCACCGACCCAGCGGCTGGACATCGAATTCCGGTTGTTGCCGGGCGAACGGGTTTTCCAGCATTTCCAGCCAGTGCACCTGCATCTGGGCACGCAGGACGTGATCGCCCGGGTCGCCTTGCTGGAAGGCTCGAGCCTGGCGCCCGGCGAGCGCATGTTTGCGCAACTGCTGACGAACGTCCCGGTGCACGGCGTCCACGGTGACCCGCTGATCCTGCGTGACGCCAGTGCCCAGCGAACGCTCGGCGGTGGACGCGTGCTCGATCCCTTCGCGCCAGCCCGTCAACGGCGCAGCCCGGAACGGCTGGCGCAGCTGCGCGCACTGGCGATCAACTCCGAGCTGGAACAGGCCTTGCCGACGTTGCTGGAATACAGCGAAAGCGGCCTTGATCCGCAGCGCCTGGAGCGTCAGTTCAATCGTCCGCGTGAGCGTTGGTCATTGCCGGATAACGTCCGCCTGATCGAAACCCGGCAAGGACCGATGCTGTTCAATGCGCAACGCTGGGGCATGCTCAAGTTCACCTTGCTGGAGCAACTGGCACGCTTTCATGAGCTGGAGCCCGATCAGATGGGGCCGGATCGCGACCGTCTGCGACGCTTCAGCGGTTTGAGTGTCGAACGTGCAACGTTCATCAGCCTGCTGGAAGAACTGCTCGGCGCCGGTTCACTGGTCGCCAGCGGCCCGTGGCTGCATTTGCCCGAGCACCAGGTACGCCTGAGTGCCGACGACGAAACCCTGTGGCAGGCGCTCCAGCCATTGTTCGAACAAAACGGTTTCGATCCGCCGTGGGTACGCGACATGGCAAAAGTCGTCGACCAGGAAGATGCGACCGTGCGTTTGCTGCTGCGCAAACTGGCGCGCCTTGGCGTGACGCATCAAGTGGTGCGCGACCTGTTTGTCACCGACATCACGTTGCGGCAAATGGCGGCGGTGTTGCTGCGCCTGGCTGAAGAAAATCCGCAAATCGAAGTCACGGCATTCCGTGATGCGCTAGGCTTGGGACGCAAACGCAGTATTCAGATCCTTGAATACTTCGATCGGCTGGGCCTGACCCGGCGCGTCGGCGAAGGCCGGCAGATCCGCTTCGACAGTGCGCTGGCCAACTCTGGCGCCAGCTGA
- a CDS encoding EAL domain-containing protein, which translates to MDISSHSTPLPNLQGPVTRRLAVAVGALFIAGVMAATAALLGIATHLDEEDVDDVRFYSARALENRITASKNYISSYAYWTTAYERLGGTVDTNWAYTEQNMGKTLFTNDGYDGLFVLDRDRTKYTVVRGQLLDAQMRQFLEVPALSLVEQVQNQPDLTRPVSTYSLFEGWPALVTAAAILPNDERPVGDPQKTSVLVFVDKLTPTKLRKIGSGYGLNNLKLAPDGTIDPGQPRVPLDSTGYSLVADLERPGQHLLWSLLPTLGPALIVLMALTAWFFRHALRSSRYVDDSFEAMQASNQALLASNRALEASEERFRAVAEAASDWIWEVDEALAITYLSARFSAVTGYEQAQWIGKHIGHLLVCDTTPLDLWLKKLDDGSNASDLRCTYRDRKEQQRHCRLSARPIVEGAAVVGYRGTASDITDEVAAHAQIQHLSLHDALTGLPNRNKLSRYLDDALLLKEHAPPLSLLMIDLDNFKPINDSLGHPAGDAVLQEVASRLRECTRDHDIVARLGGDEFVVVLCGMDTHQEIDKFCTRLIGSLHQPILFEQQPLHIGASVGIALSRRHGYVASELIRCADIALYQAKSEGKNTWCYFEAHMSDQIQTRRQMEDELRRALTNNQFVLHYQPRYTVDGKKIVSVEALVRWQHPVKGLLGPDVFIPLAEQTDLIVPLGRWVLREACETALTWPADILLSVNLSPAQFAISDVVEDVREVLVGTRFPASRLELEITENVMLNDTDGALTTMNALKELGVRLNMDDFGTGYSSLGYLRAYPFDGIKIDKRFIASISTGANDRAVVQAIIGLGKAMGLTVTAEGVETEEQLDILGKDQCNEVQGYFMSRPIDKAAFASLLQASRATPVEPARQRKGRVN; encoded by the coding sequence ATGGATATCTCCAGCCATTCGACGCCACTCCCCAACCTTCAGGGCCCTGTCACCCGGCGTCTGGCTGTGGCGGTGGGTGCTCTGTTCATTGCCGGGGTGATGGCGGCAACTGCCGCGTTGCTCGGTATTGCCACTCATCTGGATGAGGAGGACGTCGACGACGTGCGGTTCTATTCGGCGCGAGCGCTGGAAAACCGGATCACCGCATCGAAGAACTACATCAGCAGTTACGCCTACTGGACGACAGCGTATGAACGTTTGGGCGGCACAGTCGACACGAATTGGGCGTACACCGAGCAGAACATGGGCAAGACCCTGTTTACCAACGACGGCTATGACGGTCTGTTCGTGCTGGATCGGGACCGCACCAAATACACCGTCGTTCGCGGGCAATTGCTCGATGCGCAAATGCGCCAGTTTCTTGAGGTTCCGGCGCTCAGCCTGGTGGAACAAGTGCAGAACCAGCCGGACCTGACCAGGCCTGTCAGTACTTATTCATTGTTCGAAGGCTGGCCGGCGCTGGTCACCGCTGCGGCGATCCTTCCCAACGATGAGCGTCCGGTGGGCGATCCACAAAAAACCTCCGTGCTGGTCTTCGTCGACAAGCTGACGCCCACCAAGTTGCGCAAGATCGGCAGCGGGTACGGGCTGAACAATCTGAAGCTGGCACCGGATGGCACCATCGACCCCGGCCAGCCCCGCGTCCCGCTGGACAGTACCGGCTACAGCCTCGTTGCTGATCTGGAGCGACCGGGCCAGCATCTGCTGTGGTCGTTGTTGCCTACCCTCGGCCCCGCTTTGATCGTGTTGATGGCCCTGACCGCGTGGTTCTTTCGCCATGCGCTGCGTTCCTCGCGCTACGTCGACGACAGTTTTGAAGCGATGCAGGCCTCGAATCAGGCACTGCTGGCGTCCAACCGCGCCCTTGAAGCCAGCGAGGAGCGCTTCCGGGCGGTGGCCGAAGCGGCTTCCGACTGGATCTGGGAAGTGGATGAAGCGTTGGCCATCACCTATCTGTCGGCCCGGTTCAGTGCAGTCACCGGCTATGAGCAGGCCCAGTGGATCGGCAAACACATCGGGCACTTGCTGGTCTGCGACACCACGCCACTGGATCTGTGGCTGAAAAAACTCGATGACGGGAGCAACGCCAGCGACCTGCGCTGCACCTACCGTGACCGCAAGGAACAACAGCGCCACTGCCGCCTCTCGGCCAGGCCCATCGTGGAGGGTGCGGCAGTCGTCGGTTATCGCGGCACGGCCAGCGACATCACCGATGAAGTCGCCGCCCATGCGCAGATCCAGCACTTGTCCCTGCATGACGCGCTGACGGGCCTGCCCAACCGCAACAAGCTGTCGCGCTATCTGGACGACGCCCTGTTACTCAAGGAGCACGCCCCGCCTTTGTCGCTGCTGATGATTGACCTGGATAACTTCAAGCCGATCAACGATTCGCTCGGGCATCCGGCAGGCGATGCTGTGTTGCAAGAAGTCGCCAGCCGCTTGCGCGAATGCACGCGCGACCACGATATCGTCGCCCGTCTGGGCGGTGACGAGTTCGTCGTGGTGCTCTGCGGCATGGACACGCATCAGGAGATCGACAAATTCTGCACACGCCTGATCGGCAGCCTGCATCAGCCCATCCTCTTCGAACAGCAACCGTTGCACATCGGCGCCAGTGTCGGAATCGCCCTGAGCCGGCGTCACGGGTACGTTGCCAGCGAGCTGATCCGTTGCGCGGACATTGCGCTGTACCAGGCCAAATCCGAAGGCAAGAACACCTGGTGCTATTTCGAAGCGCACATGAGCGATCAGATCCAGACGCGCCGGCAGATGGAGGATGAACTGCGCCGCGCCCTGACGAACAATCAGTTTGTGCTGCACTACCAGCCCCGATACACGGTCGATGGCAAGAAAATCGTCTCGGTCGAGGCATTGGTGCGCTGGCAGCACCCTGTCAAAGGGTTGCTCGGGCCGGATGTCTTCATTCCGCTGGCCGAACAGACCGACCTGATTGTCCCCTTGGGCCGCTGGGTCCTGCGTGAAGCGTGTGAAACGGCACTGACCTGGCCGGCGGACATTTTGCTGTCGGTCAACCTGTCCCCCGCGCAGTTTGCGATCAGCGATGTGGTCGAAGATGTACGCGAGGTGCTGGTCGGCACTCGCTTCCCGGCCAGCCGACTGGAACTGGAAATCACCGAGAACGTCATGCTCAACGACACCGACGGCGCGTTGACCACCATGAACGCGCTCAAGGAACTGGGCGTGCGCCTGAACATGGATGACTTCGGCACCGGTTATTCATCCCTTGGCTATCTGCGCGCCTACCCGTTCGACGGCATCAAGATCGACAAACGTTTCATTGCTTCCATCAGCACCGGCGCCAATGATCGGGCGGTGGTCCAGGCCATCATTGGCCTGGGTAAAGCGATGGGGCTGACCGTGACTGCCGAAGGCGTTGAAACCGAGGAACAACTGGACATCCTGGGCAAGGATCAATGCAACGAAGTGCAGGGTTATTTCATGAGTCGCCCGATCGACAAGGCGGCCTTCGCCAGTCTTCTGCAGGCATCAAGAGCCACCCCTGTCGAGCCTGCCAGACAGCGAAAAGGCCGGGTGAACTGA
- a CDS encoding OprD family porin codes for MQPRFALALLYCAMADSAFASGFLDDAKAEVLSRNFYLSNDYRSPSPTGKNYKQEWAQGFIGTFASGFTDGTVGLGLDAHAFYGLKLDGGKGHSGTGLLPVDSDGRSASDYSSAGGALKLKASKTTLAFGEMTVETPVFDTSDKRLQPEYATGFLLDSHEIENARLVAGRFTAFKNQDSSSGKGDFQGYGASTRGESISFVGTDLFSDSPVGGALYASDLSDTWRQYYANLHFKQSGLLLDANVYHTRDTGQALAGDIDNTAFSFSGKYTFGAHAVMLGWQRINGDTPFDFVGGDSIYLANSIKYADFNGAHERSWQARYDLDLGAFGIPGLNFMTRYVSGGHIDGTHAPKGGAYNPFDADSGQFQPQQGDGGKHWERDIDLRYIVQSGAAKDLSVQLSHVSHRANSAQAGDDIDRIYVVIQYPLGF; via the coding sequence ATGCAACCGCGTTTTGCCCTGGCACTCTTGTATTGCGCAATGGCCGACTCGGCATTTGCCAGCGGATTTCTCGACGACGCCAAGGCCGAAGTGCTCAGCCGCAACTTCTACCTGAGCAACGACTACCGCTCGCCCTCACCCACCGGCAAAAACTACAAACAGGAATGGGCTCAGGGGTTTATCGGCACTTTTGCATCCGGTTTCACGGATGGAACCGTCGGATTAGGCCTTGATGCCCACGCTTTTTACGGACTGAAACTTGATGGCGGTAAAGGGCACTCCGGCACGGGGCTGTTGCCGGTGGACAGTGACGGCCGTAGCGCAAGCGACTATTCCAGCGCCGGCGGTGCGCTGAAGCTCAAGGCCTCGAAGACTACCCTCGCCTTCGGTGAAATGACCGTGGAAACGCCGGTGTTCGACACCTCGGACAAACGGCTGCAACCGGAATACGCCACGGGGTTTCTGCTCGACAGCCACGAGATCGAAAACGCGCGCCTTGTCGCCGGGCGCTTCACGGCATTCAAGAACCAGGACAGTTCTTCCGGCAAAGGCGATTTTCAGGGCTACGGCGCCAGCACCCGAGGCGAAAGCATCAGTTTCGTCGGCACCGACCTGTTCAGCGACAGCCCGGTGGGTGGCGCGCTGTATGCGTCCGATCTGAGCGACACCTGGCGCCAGTACTACGCCAACCTGCATTTCAAACAGTCCGGTCTGTTGCTCGATGCCAACGTCTACCACACCCGCGATACCGGTCAGGCGCTGGCCGGCGACATCGACAACACCGCGTTCAGTTTCTCGGGCAAATACACCTTTGGCGCCCATGCGGTGATGCTCGGCTGGCAACGCATCAATGGCGACACGCCGTTCGATTTCGTCGGTGGCGACTCGATCTACCTGGCCAACTCGATCAAATACGCCGACTTCAACGGTGCCCACGAACGCTCCTGGCAAGCGCGTTACGACCTCGATCTCGGCGCCTTCGGCATTCCGGGGCTGAACTTCATGACCCGTTATGTTTCCGGCGGCCACATCGACGGCACCCACGCACCCAAGGGCGGCGCTTATAACCCGTTCGACGCGGACAGCGGGCAATTCCAGCCACAGCAAGGGGACGGCGGCAAACACTGGGAGCGCGATATCGATCTGCGCTACATCGTCCAGTCCGGCGCGGCCAAGGATTTGTCAGTGCAGCTGTCCCACGTTTCACACCGGGCCAACAGCGCCCAGGCAGGGGATGATATCGACCGGATCTACGTGGTGATCCAGTACCCGCTGGGTTTTTGA